A window of Chryseobacterium sp. IHB B 17019 genomic DNA:
TACAATAATCAGTGACAATAGTTCTCTACATCGCTGTACAATAGGATGATTGTAAATATGTACAGGCAAAGCAAAATTAGTACATGGATCTATAAGATCACCATAAGGCCACATCCCAATTGAATATTTTCGGAAACTAAGATAATGAGCAAGTGTTGGGTAGATTGTAGTTTCAGCCTGTTTAAAAGGTATTTCCTCCATCATACCATATAGTATGAATTCATAAAAGTTGATGGAAACACGCTCTATCCAAAAACGGGGCATTCCATTTTCTACCCATTCTTTTCTTGCCTGCGCCATCTGTCGCAGAATGCCAATCTCATCGGGACGCGGATCTTCACCCATCATTACCTCATATACCCTATCTGCTATGGCTTTCAACTCTTTTGCGGGTGTCATACCAAAATAATCATCAAAAAGGGTAATATAAATCATCAGTCTGGCGCAAGGGCGCATGCGCTCTATACTGTCACATGTTGGATTCATATAGGTGGCGACCCGCGATAGGAATTGAGATTTACATCTTTTTATTCCTTCTTGAGAAATAAACGTATAATCATTATCATACCAATCCTTTTCTTCATCATCAAAAGCATTAGCAATAGGACTGTCGATAGTTGGCCAGGGGTAATAACACTTTGGCACTATTAATTCTTCTTTCATGGTTTTGTTTTTTCTTACTTATTTATTTAAGATGTTTATTAACTTCAGTAACCTTATTGTTGTTTTTCAAATTCTTAAGCCAATATTCATGTTCAATATGTTTTATCTCTAAATCAAGAGACTGTTCATTTGCCGTACCATATTTTGGGATGGCAAAACCTTCTTGAGTATACCGTTTAGTTCCCGATTCATAATAAAAGGCATTGAGGCCATGGATCATTATCTTTACATGATATATATAGTCTTCTACCATTTTCTGATAAAATCCAAAATCTGGTAAGCAGCTCGTGATAGAATCTATTTCCCTAACCATCTCATCATGTATTCTGAGCGATTCTACGATGGCTTCTTGCAATGAAGTTTTATACTCATGCATTACAACCAGAATAATATTCAGTGTTTCATTATCAGTTGCCAATTCTTTTCTTATTGATGCAAAATCATTCTGAATAGCAATGATCATTGATTGAAGTTCTCTTAGCCGGTTCATGACAGGATGCTCGTGAATGTGCACGGGTAGGGCTTGACCCATTGCTGCCTCTGTTAAGTTTACAAAAACCTTCTGACCGATAGAGTACATTCGGATCAGTAAATAACGGCCCACCGAGGGGTAGGTATTGCTTAATTTAAATGGCGTTTCTTCCATCACACCGTAGGTAAAATATTCTCGGAACTCCCTTGCCATACGTTCTATCCAGAATAACGGCATCCCATTTGCGATCCACTCTTTGCGGGCAGCTGCCATCTGATGGAAAATGCCAATTTCATTAGGCTGGGGATCCTGCTCCATCATAACCTCATAAGTACGATCCGTGAAGGCTTTCAGCTCATCCAACGGCATAATGCCTACGTAATCATCCATTATGGTATGATAGTAACCACACCGCAATATGGGACGCATCATTTTAGGATTATTTGTAACGGGCCACATGTTAAAAACAAAATCATATAACCGCTGCTTTCTATATCTGTTTATTGTTTCTTCATCCAAAAAATTATAATCTTCACTAAGCCATTTTTCCTCTTCGGGGAACTCTACGAAAGGGCTTAAAACTCTCGGCCATGGATAACTGGGAATAGGGACATATACTGTTTTCATAGTTGTTTTTTATTATTAAATTTTTATTCTTTTACAATTTTTCTGCCTTCCAGATCAGTGAGCGGATCAATTAATTCATGCATTTCTATTTTCTACCGATTTTATCAATACAAAGTTACGAGTCGCCTCTTGGCCTCACATATTCCTTCTCAGCATATTGATCATTGCTGTGGTAACGCAGTGTATCTTTGAGATACCAGCTATTTAAGCCCTGTATCATCATTCCCTGATAAAGCACATATTTGTCAACTGATTCATGCCAATCTCCGAAATCCGGCAGGCTGGCATGCAAAGCAACAAATTCCGCCACATCTGCATCATGAATGCGAACTACTTCCTGAATTGCCTCATCCAGTGAAATATTTTGCTCATGCTGTATTATAAGCACAAGATTAATTACCTCGCCTTTTCTCATGATTTCTTTTTTTACGGAATACACATCATTTTGCCAGGACATTATTCTGGCTGTTAATGCCTGAATACGCTGTATAACCGGGTGGGCTGAAATGTGTTTTGGCAAAACAAAACCTAGTCCCAGCTCAGCCCAGGGCTCATAAGCATACATAGCTATTGAATATTCACGAAATATCATGAAATAGGCACGTGGAGGAAAAACTCCTGTTGTTTTATAAGGCGCTTCTGCCCGCATTCCATACACCATATATCGATCCATAAAATAGGTAAATACTTCGAGCCATTCAGGTGAAGTAACGGCCAGATATTCATCCCTTATTATGGCCATTATTTTGTCATGTGGGTGTGCATTAATATCAGGCATATTACCCTTGAGGATACCAATAATGCGTTTATGTGCCTGATCCAGCTCATCAACGGTACAAAGGCCACAGTAATCATCAAAGGTGGTGATCCAGATCATGAAGCGGTTACATGCTCTCGCGTGCTCATAAGTCGGCGCTATGGCAAGCATCCTTGCAGTAGCTCCATGCAGCCCCATCTGTTTATAGGTTTCCCGGGTTTCAGGGGATAAGAAGGTAAAATCAGTGTCCAGCCATCCTTCCAGATCCTCCTTCAGTTGGTCAAAATGAGGATTTA
This region includes:
- a CDS encoding terpene synthase family protein produces the protein MESEIKYFEQPYPLIFKYPWPDLVNPHFDQLKEDLEGWLDTDFTFLSPETRETYKQMGLHGATARMLAIAPTYEHARACNRFMIWITTFDDYCGLCTVDELDQAHKRIIGILKGNMPDINAHPHDKIMAIIRDEYLAVTSPEWLEVFTYFMDRYMVYGMRAEAPYKTTGVFPPRAYFMIFREYSIAMYAYEPWAELGLGFVLPKHISAHPVIQRIQALTARIMSWQNDVYSVKKEIMRKGEVINLVLIIQHEQNISLDEAIQEVVRIHDADVAEFVALHASLPDFGDWHESVDKYVLYQGMMIQGLNSWYLKDTLRYHSNDQYAEKEYVRPRGDS
- a CDS encoding terpene synthase family protein, coding for MPKCYYPWPTIDSPIANAFDDEEKDWYDNDYTFISQEGIKRCKSQFLSRVATYMNPTCDSIERMRPCARLMIYITLFDDYFGMTPAKELKAIADRVYEVMMGEDPRPDEIGILRQMAQARKEWVENGMPRFWIERVSINFYEFILYGMMEEIPFKQAETTIYPTLAHYLSFRKYSIGMWPYGDLIDPCTNFALPVHIYNHPIVQRCRELLSLIIVIQNDFASLKKEIEIEGESLNIIFILRNQYNLSYQEACLEAMRLHDAYGQELNDLHESLRFLDLGAFQEDTYNHIYHIKLQISGCANWYYSSGTNRYEPKGFIVPKYGREGDDIVIPHSIFVKK
- a CDS encoding terpene synthase family protein translates to MKTVYVPIPSYPWPRVLSPFVEFPEEEKWLSEDYNFLDEETINRYRKQRLYDFVFNMWPVTNNPKMMRPILRCGYYHTIMDDYVGIMPLDELKAFTDRTYEVMMEQDPQPNEIGIFHQMAAARKEWIANGMPLFWIERMAREFREYFTYGVMEETPFKLSNTYPSVGRYLLIRMYSIGQKVFVNLTEAAMGQALPVHIHEHPVMNRLRELQSMIIAIQNDFASIRKELATDNETLNIILVVMHEYKTSLQEAIVESLRIHDEMVREIDSITSCLPDFGFYQKMVEDYIYHVKIMIHGLNAFYYESGTKRYTQEGFAIPKYGTANEQSLDLEIKHIEHEYWLKNLKNNNKVTEVNKHLK